One genomic region from Sphingobacterium sp. UGAL515B_05 encodes:
- a CDS encoding AcvB/VirJ family lysyl-phosphatidylglycerol hydrolase, giving the protein MLFSQCAIAQQTFSYGSFGKLSMYAPKGKPNALVLFVSGDGGWQFGVINMAKFLAAQGALVAGIDAKHFATSMARSKKDCYYPAADFEQLSMALQKKYQFESYQKPILVGYSYGATLIYGLIAQAPAGTFRGGIALGFCPDINMAKPLCKGSGLSSHILKPGKSYYLDRSEKLAAPFWVLNGVKDQTCPFNATADFLKGIGNVQLVSLPKVGHGFSIADNWLPQFRMAFQKLQVAGQPSQNAGVLKTDMPIEILEPKGATRELMFMISGDGGWTSFDRELASTFATKGIKVIGLDAQKYFWNAKTPEQTTKEVSEILTYFQEREPNINFSIMGYSFGACVIPFIANRLPEKLRKATTGLVLLSPDDQADFEIHVADMLSLGDRSEPYDVVAELKKVSLHKLCIFGFGEDSEIATKFRNTGAPVEILPGGHHFDNDYEAIAAKVISSIAIK; this is encoded by the coding sequence CTATGGAAGTTTCGGCAAGCTGAGCATGTACGCCCCGAAAGGTAAACCAAATGCCTTGGTGTTATTTGTTTCTGGAGATGGAGGTTGGCAGTTTGGGGTAATTAATATGGCTAAATTTCTAGCTGCACAGGGGGCGCTCGTCGCGGGTATCGACGCGAAGCATTTTGCTACTTCAATGGCACGTTCAAAAAAGGATTGTTATTATCCAGCTGCAGATTTCGAGCAGCTCAGCATGGCCCTCCAAAAGAAATATCAGTTTGAAAGCTATCAGAAACCCATATTGGTAGGTTACTCCTATGGGGCAACCCTGATCTATGGCTTGATTGCCCAGGCTCCGGCAGGTACTTTTCGTGGCGGGATTGCCTTAGGCTTCTGTCCGGATATCAATATGGCTAAACCACTCTGTAAGGGCAGTGGATTATCTTCCCATATCTTAAAGCCAGGAAAAAGTTATTATCTGGATCGTAGCGAAAAGCTGGCCGCTCCGTTTTGGGTACTTAATGGTGTAAAAGATCAGACCTGCCCCTTTAACGCCACAGCAGATTTTCTTAAAGGGATAGGAAATGTCCAATTGGTCAGCTTGCCCAAAGTAGGGCATGGTTTCTCCATTGCCGATAATTGGCTGCCCCAGTTCCGGATGGCCTTTCAAAAGTTGCAGGTGGCGGGCCAGCCTAGCCAAAATGCGGGTGTACTCAAAACGGATATGCCTATTGAGATATTGGAACCCAAGGGCGCTACAAGGGAATTGATGTTTATGATTTCTGGCGATGGTGGTTGGACCAGTTTCGACAGGGAGCTGGCCAGTACTTTTGCGACAAAAGGGATCAAAGTGATCGGCTTGGATGCACAGAAATATTTTTGGAATGCAAAGACACCAGAACAAACGACAAAGGAAGTGTCCGAGATCTTGACCTATTTTCAGGAAAGGGAACCTAATATCAATTTTTCGATAATGGGTTATTCTTTTGGGGCCTGTGTGATACCCTTTATCGCCAACCGCCTTCCCGAGAAGTTAAGAAAAGCGACCACTGGATTGGTTTTGTTATCGCCAGATGATCAGGCCGATTTTGAGATCCATGTGGCGGATATGCTAAGTTTAGGTGATCGAAGCGAACCTTATGATGTGGTAGCGGAGTTAAAGAAAGTCAGTCTGCATAAACTGTGTATATTTGGTTTCGGGGAAGATAGCGAGATTGCAACGAAGTTTAGAAATACAGGAGCACCTGTAGAAATCTTACCTGGAGGGCACCACTTTGATAATGATTATGAAGCTATTGCCGCCAAGGTGATCAGCTCCATAGCGATCAAATAG
- a CDS encoding TolC family protein has product MLKKISIVGSLFLSLTSCIGYKSATPDKIDSLKNSSTIMANTEIPAKWIQEKNQDQPSFSYAWMNTLLTLDLENLIKEGIAHNADILISKEKLNQAELAMDIAGSSLYPTVNALANTNNNLVSGSHIGNLQLKTNWELDLWGKNKSAEMVGVSQYFSALAQQKMLEQSVAATIAKTYYLNIAGQYQEQKIRDFIAKTEDLKKIRAIQNKVGTANMLDLSSIESEIILLNSYLEKIKNGNAQSRRSLEILCGKYPEGLIKVYSKFSPLKEDIPTNFPLNILEKRADIMARQFQIESSFYEVQEAKAARLPAINIGASVGAAETNVDGISNLFSNPLIKIGGGLTTPIFNGGKLRKNVEIKTARQKQLVEEYAKSVLLAFNEVESALANLSSIDKQVVLQQQAISALEQNIALTKKQIDVGSSNNFVLLQKQRDLIKKEMNTIDLHLQQRIERINLYMALGANGHLR; this is encoded by the coding sequence ATGTTAAAAAAAATAAGTATTGTTGGCAGTCTTTTCCTAAGCCTGACTTCCTGTATCGGTTACAAAAGTGCAACACCTGATAAAATAGACAGTCTAAAAAACTCGAGTACGATCATGGCCAATACAGAGATTCCCGCCAAATGGATTCAAGAGAAGAATCAAGACCAGCCTAGTTTTTCATACGCATGGATGAATACATTATTGACGCTTGATCTGGAGAATTTAATTAAAGAGGGTATTGCCCATAATGCCGATATCCTTATTTCAAAAGAAAAACTGAATCAAGCAGAACTAGCCATGGATATCGCTGGTAGTAGCCTTTATCCAACCGTCAATGCCTTGGCAAATACTAATAACAATCTTGTTAGCGGTAGTCACATTGGTAATCTGCAATTAAAAACCAATTGGGAGCTTGATCTATGGGGGAAAAATAAATCCGCGGAGATGGTTGGTGTGAGTCAGTATTTTTCGGCACTAGCACAACAGAAAATGCTAGAACAGTCGGTTGCAGCTACAATTGCTAAAACATATTATCTCAATATTGCAGGACAGTATCAAGAACAAAAAATCAGGGACTTTATCGCTAAAACGGAAGATTTAAAAAAAATTCGTGCTATTCAGAATAAAGTCGGAACGGCTAATATGCTAGACCTGTCAAGTATCGAAAGTGAAATTATTCTTTTGAATTCCTATCTTGAGAAAATAAAAAATGGCAACGCGCAATCAAGACGGAGTTTAGAAATATTATGTGGAAAATACCCCGAAGGATTAATTAAAGTATATTCGAAATTTTCGCCATTGAAAGAAGATATCCCCACTAATTTCCCGCTCAATATTTTGGAGAAAAGAGCTGATATCATGGCACGTCAATTCCAAATAGAATCTAGCTTTTATGAAGTACAGGAAGCCAAAGCAGCTAGATTACCCGCTATTAATATCGGCGCTTCAGTGGGAGCTGCGGAAACGAATGTAGATGGTATCAGCAACTTATTCTCTAATCCACTAATCAAAATCGGCGGAGGCCTTACTACTCCCATTTTCAATGGTGGAAAATTAAGAAAAAATGTAGAAATAAAAACGGCCAGACAAAAACAACTGGTCGAAGAATATGCAAAATCAGTACTACTAGCCTTCAATGAAGTTGAATCTGCTTTGGCAAATCTAAGCTCTATCGACAAGCAAGTCGTTTTACAACAACAAGCAATTTCTGCCTTAGAACAGAATATAGCTTTAACAAAAAAACAGATTGATGTCGGGAGTAGCAACAACTTCGTGTTACTTCAAAAACAAAGGGATCTCATAAAAAAAGAAATGAATACTATCGACCTCCATTTGCAACAACGCATAGAAAGAATTAATTTGTACATGGCACTTGGGGCTAACGGGCACCTTAGATAG
- a CDS encoding HlyD family secretion protein produces the protein MLELLIGIYAGICWLLIKKLKLIPWNFNTQIIVFSLPIFGSIALILSLNYFCPITSDVKVGNRSVDITTQTLGKVKKVYVKTNQEVKKGDTLFTIDPVPYQQEINSLEAQLSNVKSTVSSYNLDIDAARKNITSLQYQLNLINKRIKQYQELVDAGAANRFDLEQATATSQDLQSRINAAQAQKSSLETKYNATHHGENASIAELKAKLEQAKWNLSQTVVLAPTDGLIPNVQLNEGAMMAPFKSAFVLIQKQQSVIAFFSQNELETVKNGDEVELALKTAPGRVVKAKLDYVVDATSQGIMNNAGGLLGGNSTTSGIPETARQLPETDGKLIAKFVLDENEQLLTVGSRGTAVIYSKHIKPLHLIRKVMVRVSSKLNYLIPKLH, from the coding sequence ATGTTAGAATTACTAATAGGTATATACGCTGGTATCTGCTGGCTGCTCATCAAAAAACTAAAACTTATCCCCTGGAACTTCAATACGCAGATTATTGTATTCTCCTTGCCAATCTTCGGATCAATTGCACTTATTTTGAGCCTCAACTATTTTTGCCCCATTACATCTGACGTCAAAGTAGGCAACCGGAGTGTGGATATTACCACACAAACTTTGGGAAAAGTAAAAAAAGTATATGTTAAAACTAATCAGGAAGTAAAAAAAGGAGATACCTTGTTTACCATCGATCCCGTCCCCTATCAGCAAGAAATTAATTCTTTGGAAGCTCAGTTAAGCAATGTGAAATCTACCGTGTCATCTTACAATTTGGATATTGATGCTGCTCGTAAAAACATCACAAGCCTACAATACCAACTTAATTTGATCAATAAAAGAATCAAACAGTACCAAGAATTGGTCGATGCAGGCGCTGCCAACAGATTTGATCTGGAACAAGCTACTGCAACATCACAAGACCTGCAATCAAGAATTAATGCCGCTCAAGCACAAAAATCGTCTCTAGAAACCAAATATAACGCTACGCATCATGGAGAAAATGCTTCTATAGCGGAACTTAAGGCCAAACTAGAGCAGGCAAAATGGAATCTTTCACAAACGGTTGTCTTAGCTCCCACAGACGGCTTAATTCCAAATGTACAATTAAATGAAGGCGCAATGATGGCTCCTTTTAAATCGGCTTTTGTCTTGATCCAAAAACAACAATCCGTCATCGCATTTTTCTCTCAAAATGAATTAGAGACTGTTAAAAATGGAGATGAAGTAGAGCTAGCCTTAAAAACAGCGCCTGGAAGAGTCGTGAAAGCAAAGCTGGATTATGTAGTTGATGCAACGAGTCAAGGTATCATGAACAATGCCGGAGGGCTACTTGGAGGGAATTCAACCACTTCGGGAATCCCAGAAACGGCAAGGCAATTACCAGAAACTGATGGAAAGCTCATCGCAAAATTTGTCCTGGACGAAAACGAACAGTTATTGACAGTCGGCTCCCGAGGAACTGCAGTTATTTACTCAAAACATATCAAACCATTACACCTTATCCGAAAAGTGATGGTACGTGTTAGCAGTAAACTCAATTATCTAATCCCTAAACTGCATTAA
- a CDS encoding DUF3302 domain-containing protein, with translation MILGFILTDIAEIFIIQFYFIMQKLLTTLCLIMLCSVSHASTGGAEDTIADIASWFIILILPIAGIVLFWKVHIYPEKIAERKNHPQLSAIKSMCLLSLIFGGLLWPVALIWANYDYKKEKLPSTDLEETAKPSKDTN, from the coding sequence ATGATACTCGGCTTTATCTTAACTGATATCGCCGAGATTTTTATCATTCAATTTTATTTTATAATGCAAAAATTACTAACAACATTGTGTTTAATCATGCTATGCAGTGTATCACATGCGTCTACTGGAGGTGCTGAGGATACAATCGCAGATATAGCATCATGGTTTATCATATTAATTTTACCTATCGCAGGGATTGTCCTCTTTTGGAAGGTTCATATTTACCCAGAGAAAATAGCTGAAAGGAAAAATCATCCGCAGCTAAGCGCAATAAAAAGCATGTGCTTGCTTTCATTGATTTTTGGAGGGTTACTTTGGCCAGTTGCTTTAATTTGGGCAAACTACGATTACAAAAAAGAAAAATTACCTTCAACAGATCTGGAGGAAACAGCAAAGCCCTCAAAGGACACAAACTGA